One part of the Quercus lobata isolate SW786 chromosome 7, ValleyOak3.0 Primary Assembly, whole genome shotgun sequence genome encodes these proteins:
- the LOC115954011 gene encoding G-type lectin S-receptor-like serine/threonine-protein kinase SD3-1: MLKQDMYILEWPFLLCISIGFLLHSLVVGQIPLGSKVSVVDNNFWVSSNGDFALGFFNTSDQPNQYSVGIRFNSDSIPVSKREVVWVVGADVTVANKSYFQLNQYGELVLFDSFKGQNVWTSQTSKLSVVSADLRDDGNLILLNRKKDVVWQSFNTPSDTLLPGQTLSVPQILRAASRNSMSSYFSLYVNASGQLQLRWESHVTYWTSGSPISSNITASLTSSGALQVRDQRLKPVWSAFGEDHGDVVQYRFLRLDVDGNLRLFSWVEASQAWKSVWQAVENQCNVFATCGEGGICVLTAAGSSACICPFKVTTESSKCVVPYREDCKSISNMVRHDHTNLYGLYPKGYSVIQSSLHQCESLCLNDTSCTVATFANNGTAQCWLEKTQYITGYSDPSLSSVSFVKTCSDPLAVNPNLMVTSPAQSSPIQSYEFCIPCLIGVASGTLVVFILIQLGVVFCIYRRTSSRKKAALAYTHNSSGLIVLSFSEIKDLTENFKHQMGPEMFKGVLSNNRPVAIKCLKANIEGRKFRTVVSKLGSFHHKNLVKLEGYCCEVSHRFLVYEYAKNGSVEKYVEDSKLSKMLAWRKRADICLSVARAVCYLHTGCREFVSHGNLKCENVLLDENLEVKVTEFGLWRVNAEASGCGFSAERDVMEFGNMVLRLISGCRDVRDLCEWAYKEWMEGRAENVVDKAIDGGINLQELERALRIAFWCLQSNKRMRPSMGEVVKVLEGTLTVDPPPPPFSCQGPLEIEELLV, translated from the coding sequence ATGCTTAAACAGGATATGTATATACTTGAATGGCCTTTCCTGCTATGTATCTCTATTGGGTTTTTGCTACATTCCCTGGTGGTTGGGCAAATTCCCTTGGGCTCAAAAGTTTCTGTAGTTGACAACAACTTTTGGGTCTCATCCAATGGTGATTTTGCACTTGGATTCTTTAACACTTCAGATCAGCCTAACCAGTATAGTGTAGGAATCCGTTTCAATTCAGATTCTATTCCAGTTAGCAAAAGGGAGGTGGTGTGGGTTGTAGGAGCTGATGTCACGGTCGCTAATAAGTCTTATTTTCAGCTTAATCAGTATGGAGAACTGGTTTTGTTTGATTCCTTTAAGGGTCAAAATGTATGGACTAGCCAGACAAGCAAGTTATCTGTTGTCTCAGCTGATCTTCGTGATGATGGAAATCTTATCCTACTGAACAGAAAGAAAGATGTTGTTTGGCAAAGTTTTAATACTCCGTCTGACACGCTTCTTCCAGGACAGACCTTATCTGTTCCTCAAATACTTCGAGCTGCAAGCCGTAATTCTATGTCTAGTTACTTCAGTCTCTATGTAAATGCTTCAGGTCAGTTACAACTAAGGTGGGAAAGTCATGTTACCTATTGGACAAGTGGAAGCCCCATAAGTTCAAATATCACTGCTTCCCTTACCTCAAGTGGAGCACTGCAAGTCCGTGACCAAAGATTGAAACCTGTTTGGTCAGCGTTTGGAGAAGATCACGGTGACGTTGTACAATACCGGTTTCTTAGGTTGGATGTTGATGGTAATCTTCGGTTATTCTCATGGGTAGAAGCATCACAGGCTTGGAAGTCCGTCTGGCAAGCTGTTGAGAATCAGTGCAATGTCTTTGCAACCTGTGGAGAAGGTGGCATCTGCGTCTTAACTGCAGCAGGGTCCTCTGCCTGTATATGTCCTTTTAAGGTTACAACAGAGTCCTCAAAATGTGTGGTTCCGTATCGGGAAGATTGCAAATCAATTTCCAACATGGTTAGGCATGATCACACCAATCTATATGGGCTATATCCAAAAGGTTATTCAGTTATCCAATCCAGTTTACATCAATGTGAAAGCTTGTGCCTGAATGATACATCTTGTACAGTTGCAACATTTGCAAATAATGGAACTGCACAATGCTGGCTGGAGAAAACTCAATACATCACCGGTTATTCAGACCCCTCCTTAAGTTCTGTATCTTTCGTCAAGACATGTTCGGATCCTTTGGCTGTTAATCCCAATCTCATGGTAACCTCCCCTGCACAATCTTCACCCATTCAGTCTTATGAATTTTGCATTCCTTGCCTAATTGGAGTCGCCTCAGGCACattagttgtttttattttaattcagtTGGGAGTTGTTTTCTGCATCTACCGAAGAACCTCTAGTAGGAAGAAAGCAGCTTTAGCTTACACACATAACTCAAGTGGTTTAATTGTGTTATCCTTCTCTGAAATCAAGGACCTCACTGAGAATTTCAAGCACCAAATGGGGCCAGAGATGTTCAAAGGTGTGCTATCAAACAACCGACCAGTTGCAATCAAATGCCTGAAAGCAAACATAGAAGGAAGAAAATTCCGTACTGTAGTTTCAAAATTAGGAAGCTTTCATCACAAAAACCTTGTGAAGTTGGAGGGCTATTGTTGTGAAGTAAGTCACAGGTTTTTGGTTTATGAATATGCAAAGAATGGTTCTGTGGAGAAATATGTTGAAGATTCTAAATTGAGTAAGATGCTGGCCTGGAGAAAGAGAGCTGACATATGCTTAAGTGTGGCAAGGGCTGTTTGTTATTTGCACACAGGGTGTAGGGAGTTTGTTAGCCATGGGAATTTGAAATGTGAGAATgttcttttggatgaaaatttggAGGTCAAGGTCACTGAATTTGGGCTTTGGAGAGTAAATGCAGAGGCATCAGGCTGTGGATTTTCTGCAGAAAGAGATGTGATGGAGTTTGGCAACATGGTGTTGAGATTGATTAGTGGGTGTCGAGATGTCAGGGACCTTTGTGAGTGGGCTTATAAGGAATGGATGGAGGGGAGGGCAGAGAATGTAGTGGATAAAGCTATTGATGGTGGGATAAATTTGCAGGAGCTGGAGCGTGCATTGAGAATTGCATTTTGGTGTCTTCAAAGCAACAAACGTATGAGACCTTCAATGGGAGAGGTGGTGAAGGTGTTAGAAGGCACATTGACAGTTGATCCCCCACCTCCTCCTTTTTCTTGCCAGGGGCCACTAGAAATAGAAGAGTTATTGGTGTAA